The Paramagnetospirillum magnetotacticum MS-1 genome includes a window with the following:
- a CDS encoding MinD/ParA family protein, giving the protein MTTMEVPTLAPRPTLRAKGRNIVAVASGKGGVGKTWFSITLSHALARAGQRVLLFDGDLGLANVDIQLGLMPKTDLGSVVAGRMTLNQALTRFPEGGFDIIAGRSGSGTLANIPLSRLQMLGDDLVLLAGNYDRVVVDLGAGVEKTTRNFSQQAGTIMVVTTDEPTSLTDAYAFIKVTHMERPGTDMRIVVNMANSTREGERIYNTLLKACEGFLKISPPLAGVIRRDLKVREAIRNQTPIMMRSPNAEAAADVEAIVERLIRSR; this is encoded by the coding sequence ATGACCACGATGGAAGTTCCCACCCTGGCACCCCGCCCGACCCTTCGGGCCAAGGGACGAAACATCGTCGCGGTGGCGTCCGGCAAGGGCGGCGTCGGCAAGACCTGGTTCTCCATCACGCTCTCCCATGCCCTGGCCCGGGCGGGCCAGCGGGTCCTGCTGTTCGATGGCGATCTGGGCCTGGCCAATGTGGACATCCAGCTGGGCCTGATGCCCAAGACCGATCTGGGCAGCGTGGTGGCCGGGCGCATGACGCTGAACCAGGCGCTGACCCGCTTCCCCGAAGGCGGCTTCGACATCATCGCCGGGCGCTCAGGCAGCGGAACCCTGGCCAATATCCCCCTGTCGCGCCTGCAGATGCTGGGCGACGATCTGGTTCTGCTGGCGGGTAATTACGACCGCGTCGTGGTGGATCTGGGCGCAGGCGTGGAAAAGACCACGCGGAACTTCTCGCAGCAGGCCGGGACCATCATGGTGGTCACCACCGACGAGCCCACCTCGCTGACCGACGCCTATGCCTTCATCAAGGTCACCCATATGGAGCGGCCCGGAACCGATATGCGCATCGTGGTCAACATGGCCAATTCGACCCGTGAGGGCGAGCGCATCTACAACACGCTCTTGAAGGCCTGCGAGGGCTTCTTGAAGATTTCCCCGCCCTTGGCCGGTGTCATCCGCCGCGATCTCAAGGTGCGTGAGGCTATCCGCAACCAGACGCCCATCATGATGCGCTCACCCAATGCCGAGGCCGCCGCCGATGTCGAAGCCATCGTCGAGCGCCTGATCCGCTCGCGATAA